The Labrus bergylta chromosome 15, fLabBer1.1, whole genome shotgun sequence genome includes a region encoding these proteins:
- the ccdc25 gene encoding coiled-coil domain-containing protein 25 has protein sequence MVFYFTSGVVSPDYTIYMGKDKYENEDLIKYGWPEDIWFHVDKLSSAHVYLRLPKGQTINEIPPEVLIDCAQLVKNNSIQGCKMNNINVVYTPWANLKKTGDMDVGQIGFHRQKEVKIVSVEKKVNEIVNRLEKTKVESFPDLAAEKESRDQEERNEKKAQLQEHKRKEKDEQKKRREMEELKNYSSLMKSENMKTNEDGYDSDDFM, from the exons ATGGTGTTTTACTTCACGAGTGGCG tgGTGAGCCCTGACTACACCATCTACATGGGGAAAGACAAATATGAAA ATGAGGATCTAATAAAGTACGGATGGCCTGAGGACATTTG GTTTCATGTGGATAAACTATCGTCTGCCCACGTTTATCTCAGACTGCCAAAG ggTCAGACGATAAATGAAATCCCTCCAGAGGTGCTGATCGACTGTGCACAGCTGGTGAAGAACAACAGTATCCaag GCTGTAAGATGAACAACATCAACGTGGTTTACACACCGTGGGCAAATCTGAAGAAGACCGGCGACATGGACGTGGGACAGATCGGCTtccacagacagaaagag GTGAAGATCGTGTCGGTGGAGAAGAAGGTCAACGAGATCGTGAACCgtctggagaaaacaaaagtgGAAAGTTTCCCCGACCTGGCGGCGGAGAAAGAGTCGAGagaccaggaggagaggaacGAGAAGAAAGCTCAACTTCAGGAGCAcaagaggaaagagaaggatgagcagaagaagagaagggagaTGGAGGAGCTAAA gaaCTATTCTTCGCTGATGAAATCTGAGAATATGAAGACTAATGAG GATGGCTATGATTCAGACGATTTCATGTAA
- the esco2 gene encoding N-acetyltransferase ESCO2, translating to MPTATRKRKLPSVDSDSHPSKKGQREERSPRKKPARRLDKENYASPQKSPRRPAGSPAKSPRKSPLKKTMVTSSFYGKQKSIYLTPLERKAVKESLPPPPPPPPTPPSPPSQEKKKRKYVNGGSKPKKMAAGSSNAGKKGVKSNATTTKAINLSAISSVPAKPAASTTTVPASSSKQPESKKSITITFSSLKPKPKIFVGAAFFGTGKKPTSMYKKSAPKSSNRSASVPMKSKAKLPPQTKSEKPQLQKPAAMTNQQQKRPAEADVPPVETQENQPSTKQRSKFDPTDWMDSTSDEPETPQPSSSPKTLTKGISIVLTRTPSPVSKDSPLSTEVDGGSESMLDLSGISPCAASPPKESAQVYPIFGSSSKRTAALRAPVSCSTPSGPLMTLQTTPSVKERPVRRRKDKQDDDQLIIDAGQKQFGATTCSSCGMVYSADNPEDNFQHTQFHQRFLDSIKFVGWKKERVVAEFWDGKILLVMPDDPKYAVKKAEEVRRVADSELGFQQMTLSRPTQAKTYLFINTERMVVGCLVAEPIRQAYRVLEQPDNHKDMTKDDFMERHRAWCCSTVPEQALCGISRIWVFSLARRKAIASRMLDIVRSSFMYGSHLTKEEIAFSDPTPDGKLFATKYCNTPTFLVYNFVA from the exons ATGCCAACTGCTACCAGGAAGAGGAAGCTCCCCTCGGTGGACTCTGACAG TCATCCGTCCAAGAAggggcagagggaggagagatcCCCCAGGAAGAAGCCGGCGAGGCGTCTGGACAAGGAGAACTATGCTTCCCCACAGAAATCCCCTCGTAGACCAGCAG GCTCTCCCGCCAAATCACCCCGTAAATCCCCACTTAAGAAAACGATGGTAACGAGCTCCTTTTACGGCAAACAGAAGTCAATCTACCTCACTCCGCTGGAGAGGAAGGCAGTAAAGGagtctctgcctcctcctcctcctcctccaccgacgcctccttctcctccgtctcaggagaaaaagaagaggaagtatGTTAATGGAGGCAGCAAGCCGAAAAAGATGGCTGCGGGATCTAGTAACGCCGGGAAGAAGGGTGTCAAAAGCAACGCGACAACCACAAAGGCGATCAATCTGTCCGCGATTAGCAG TGTCCCCGCTAAACCAGCAGCATCAACCACCACTGTTCCAGCCAGCAGCTCAAAGCAACCAGAGTCCAAGAAATCCATCACCATCACTTTCAGCAGCCTGAAGCCCAAACCCAAGATCTTTGTTGGAGCTGCTTTCTTTGGTACAGGGAAGAAACCCACATCCATGTACAAGAAATCTGCACCCAAGTCCTCCAACAGGTCCGCGTCAGTCCCAATGAAAAGCAAAGCGAAGCTCCCGCCGCAGACGAAGAGTGAGAAACCACAGCTTCAGAAACCTGCAGCGATGACGAACCAACAGCAGAAACGTCCTGCAGAG GCTGATGTCCCGCCGGTTGAGACGCAGGAGAACCAGCCGAGCACCAAGCAGAGATCCAAATTTGATCCGACAGACTGGATGGACTCCACAAGCGACGAGCCCGAAACTCCACAGCCATCAAG ctcTCCCAAAACGCTTACCAAGGGGATTTCAATTGTGCTGACCCGAACACCGAGTCCTGTATCCAAAGACTCCCCCCTCAGTACTGAG GTCGACGGTGGCTCTGAGTCCATGTTAGACCTGAGCGGAATAAGTCCATGTGCTGCCAGCCCACCCAAAG AATCGGCACAAGTGTATCCCATCTTTGGCTCAAGCTCCAAGAG GACTGCAGCTCTACGGGCACCAGTGTCCTGCAGCACCCCCTCTGGTCCTTTAATGACACTGCAGACAACGCCATCAGTTAAAGAGAGACCTGTCCGCAGGAGGAAGGACAAACAGGATGACGACCAGCTCATCATT GACGCAGGCCAGAAGCAGTTTGGAGCGACAACCTGCAGCTCATGTGGGATGGTGTACAGTGCAGACAACCCAGAGGACAATTTCCAACACACCCAGTTCCACCAGCGCTTCCTGGACTCCATCAAATTTGTG GGCTGGAAGAAAGAGCGGGTGGTGGCCGAGTTCTGGGACGGAAAAATCCTCCTCGTAATGCCAGACGATCCCAAATACGCCGTCAAAAAG GCTGAGGAAGTGCGGCGAGTTGCAGATAGCGAGCTGGGTTTCCAGCAGATGACTCTGAGCAGACCCACACAGGCCAAGACCTACCTGTTCATCAACACAGAGCGCATGGTGGTGGGCTGTCTGGTCGCTGAGCCCATACGTCAG gCTTACAGGGTCCTCGAGCAGCCAGATAATCACAAAGACATGACGAAGGACGACTTCATGGAGCGACACAGAGCCTGGTGCTGCTCCACCGTACCAGAACAAGCTCTGTGTGGGATCAGTCGGATCTGGGTCTTCAGCCTGGCAAGACGAAAGGCCATCGCCTCCCGCATGCTGGACATCGTCAG gaGCAGCTTCATGTACGGCAGTCATCTTACCAAGGAGGAGATCGCCTTCTCTGACCCGACACCTGACGGAAAACTGTTCGCCACCAAGTACTGCAACACGCCGACCTTCCTCGTTTACAACTTTGTAGCGTAA
- the pbk gene encoding lymphokine-activated killer T-cell-originated protein kinase homolog, with amino-acid sequence MASPPTCSNEGSFKTPKSARVRSSVSSGGTPITIPASPFMKKLGCGTGVNVYLMNRMGKLNASPWAVKKINNKCATKQLAVYQKRLNEEAKVLKGINHPNIVGFRAFTTAKDGSKCLAMEYGGEQSLNDLIEKRREEGLKAFPAANIEKVALHVARGLQYLHSEKKLLHGDMKSCNVVIKGDFESVKICDVGVSLQLDENMRVSDPKAEYIGTEPWKPKEALDEEGEITDKADIFAFGLTLWEMMTLAMPHLEMLEDEEEEEDEDSIEDSFDEDEYYERLGTRPALDVEALGRPYRRMVELFYLCTEEDPKKRPSAAQVVQALESNAPLDKTPSEVIVID; translated from the exons ATGGCCTCCCCTCCCACATGTTCCAATGAGGGCTCATTCAAGACCCCTAAGAGTGCCCGAGTGAGGAGCTCTGTAAGCAGCGGAGGGACCCCCATCACCATCCCGGCTTCACCTTTCATGAAGAAGCTGGGCTGTGGGACTGGGGTCAACGTTTACCTCATGAACAG GATGGGGAAGTTGAATGCGTCTCCCTGGGCTGTGAAGAAGATCAATAATAAGTGTGCGACCAAACAGCTGGCTGTTTACCAGAAGCGCCTGAATGAAGAGGCGAAGGTCCTGAAGGGAATCAATCACCCCAATATTGTTG GTTTTCGGGCCTTCACCACGGCCAAAGACGGTTCAAAGTGTCTGGCCATGGAGTACGGAGGAGAGCAGTCCCTCAATGACCTGatagagaagaggagagaggaaggactCAAAGCCTTCCCTGCTGCCAACATAGAAAAAGTAGCGCTGCACGTTGCTCGAGGCCTTCAG taTCTCCACAGtgagaagaagctgctgcacgGCGACATGAAGTCCTGCAATGTCGTCATCAAGGGCGACTTTGAGAGCGTCAAGATCTGCGATGTGGGCGTGTCTCTGCAGCTGGACGAGAACATGAGAG TATCCGATCCCAAGGCGGAGTACATCGGCACGGAGCCGTGGAAACCAAAGGAAGCTCTGGACGAGGAGGGAGAGATCACCGACAAGGCGGATATCTTCGCCTTCGGTCTGACTCTGTGGGAGATGATGACGCTGGCCATGCCTCACCTGGAGATGCtcgaggatgaggaggaggaggaggatgaag ACTCCATCGAGGACAGTTTCGATGAGGACGAGTACTACGAGAGGTTGGGGACGAGGCCGGCGCTGGATGTGGAGGCTCTGGGTCGCCCGTACCGGAGGATGGTCGAGCTTTTTTATCTCTGCACCGAGGAAGACCCAAAGAAGAGACCCTCTGCCGCACAGGTGGTCCAGGCTCTAGAGAGCAACGCCCCGCTGGATAAAACACCGAGTGAGGTGATTGTTATCGACTGA